From a single Sphingosinicellaceae bacterium genomic region:
- a CDS encoding formate dehydrogenase subunit gamma: protein MAVSAENAPLDAVIAPFLKEPGALLPILHAVQAAFGYVDDAAVPVIADRLNLSRADVHGVLTFYHDFRRKPAGRHVLKLCSAEACQSMGANDLIAQASARLATPMHSTRADGVVTLEPVYCLGLCSAAPSAMLDGQIVGRLTAARLDTLIDGIAA, encoded by the coding sequence GTGGCCGTCAGTGCCGAGAACGCACCACTCGATGCCGTGATTGCCCCGTTCCTCAAGGAACCGGGTGCACTGCTGCCGATCCTGCATGCCGTCCAGGCCGCCTTCGGCTACGTCGACGATGCTGCGGTGCCGGTGATCGCGGATCGTCTCAACCTGAGCCGCGCCGACGTCCACGGCGTGCTGACCTTCTATCATGATTTCCGGCGCAAGCCCGCGGGCCGCCACGTCCTCAAGCTGTGCAGTGCCGAGGCCTGCCAGTCGATGGGCGCCAACGACCTGATCGCGCAGGCCTCCGCCCGCCTTGCAACGCCGATGCATTCGACGCGAGCCGATGGCGTGGTGACGCTGGAGCCAGTCTATTGCCTCGGGCTGTGTTCCGCGGCCCCGTCGGCGATGCTCGACGGGCAGATCGTCGGCCGGCTGACGGCGGCGCGCCTCGACACGCTGATCGACGGGATCGCGGCATGA
- the fdhF gene encoding formate dehydrogenase subunit alpha — MSFAREIDLGTPAPPLGIAADVTLTIDGQDVTVPAGTSVMRAAATLGTTIPRLCATDVLGAFGSCRLCLVQIDGRAGTPASCTTPVAMGMKVTTQTPQLKKLRKGVMELYISDHPLDCLTCPANGDCELQDMAGAVGLRDVRYGYTGENHLALAKDESNPYFTFDTSKCIACSRCVRACDEVQGTFALTIAGRGFGSRVSASQEEPFFGSECVSCGACVAACPTATLTEKKVIEVGTPDRSVITTCAYCGVGCTFRAEMRGEELVRMVPHKQGKANHGHSCVKGRFAWGYANHRERILNPMIRSSIDEPWQEVTWDEAIAHTASEFKRIQAKYGMRSVGGITSSRCTNEETFLVQKLIRAAFGNNNVDTCARVCHSPTGYGLKTTFGTSAGTQDFDSVESTDVVVIIGANPTDGHPVFASRLKQRLRQGAKLIVIDPRRTDIVRSAHIAAEHHLALRPGTNVAVLTAMAHVIVTEALADEAFIRERCDWSEYADWAEFVADPRHAPEATEPMTGVPAADVRAAARLYATGGNGAIYYGLGVTEHSQGSTTVMAIANLAMVTGNIGRDGVGVNPLRGQNNVQGACDMGSFPHELSGYRHVSDDGARAMFLELWGVELDGEPGLRIPNMLDAAVDGTFKGLYIQGEDILQSDPDTRHVSAGLAAMECVVVQDLFLNETANYAHVFLPGSTFLEKNGTFTNAERRIQRVRKVMQPRNGFEDWEITQKLSQALGFPMNYAHPSEIMDEVAAVTPTFAGVSYDLLDKLNSVQWPCNAAAPEGTPVMHLDGFVRGKGKFVRTEYVATEERTGPRFPLLLTTGRILSQYNVGAQTRRTENSRWHEEDMLEIHPHDAEQRGIAAGDWVKVASRAGDTTLRADLTDRVAPGVVYTTFHHPTTQANVVTTDNSDWATNCPEYKVTAVQVGRSNGPTDWQVGYEERSRLSKRIAEPLVPAE; from the coding sequence ATGAGCTTCGCCCGCGAAATCGACCTCGGAACCCCTGCCCCGCCGCTCGGCATCGCCGCCGACGTGACGCTGACCATCGACGGGCAGGACGTGACCGTGCCCGCGGGCACGTCGGTTATGCGCGCCGCGGCGACGCTCGGCACGACGATCCCGCGGCTGTGCGCGACCGACGTGCTCGGAGCGTTCGGATCGTGCCGCCTGTGCCTGGTCCAGATCGACGGCCGCGCCGGCACGCCCGCCTCGTGCACGACGCCGGTCGCCATGGGCATGAAAGTCACCACCCAGACCCCGCAGCTCAAGAAGCTGCGCAAGGGTGTCATGGAGCTTTACATCTCCGACCACCCGCTCGACTGCCTGACCTGCCCGGCGAACGGCGACTGCGAACTGCAGGACATGGCCGGCGCGGTGGGCCTGCGCGATGTCCGCTACGGCTATACCGGCGAGAACCACCTCGCCTTGGCGAAGGACGAGTCCAACCCGTATTTCACCTTCGACACCTCGAAGTGCATCGCCTGCTCGCGCTGCGTCCGCGCCTGCGACGAGGTCCAGGGCACCTTCGCGCTGACCATCGCCGGGCGCGGCTTCGGCAGCCGCGTCTCGGCATCGCAGGAGGAGCCATTCTTCGGCAGCGAGTGCGTGTCGTGCGGGGCCTGCGTCGCCGCCTGCCCGACCGCGACGCTGACCGAGAAAAAGGTCATCGAGGTCGGTACCCCCGATCGCTCGGTCATCACCACCTGCGCCTATTGCGGCGTCGGCTGCACCTTCCGCGCCGAGATGCGCGGCGAGGAACTGGTCCGCATGGTGCCCCATAAGCAGGGCAAGGCGAACCACGGCCACAGCTGCGTCAAGGGGCGGTTCGCCTGGGGCTACGCCAACCACCGCGAGCGCATCCTCAATCCGATGATCCGATCCAGCATCGATGAGCCGTGGCAGGAAGTGACCTGGGACGAGGCGATCGCCCACACCGCGTCCGAGTTCAAGCGCATCCAGGCCAAGTACGGCATGCGTTCGGTGGGTGGCATCACCTCGTCGCGCTGCACCAACGAGGAGACCTTCCTCGTGCAGAAACTGATCCGCGCGGCGTTCGGCAACAACAACGTCGATACCTGCGCCCGGGTCTGCCACTCGCCGACCGGCTACGGCCTCAAGACGACCTTCGGCACGTCCGCAGGTACGCAGGACTTCGACAGCGTCGAGTCGACGGACGTGGTCGTCATCATCGGCGCGAACCCTACCGACGGGCATCCGGTGTTCGCCTCGCGGCTGAAGCAGCGGCTGCGGCAGGGCGCCAAGCTGATCGTCATCGACCCGCGCCGCACCGACATCGTCCGCTCCGCACACATCGCGGCCGAGCATCACCTGGCGCTGCGCCCCGGCACCAACGTCGCCGTGCTGACCGCGATGGCGCACGTCATCGTCACCGAGGCGCTGGCCGACGAGGCGTTCATCCGCGAGCGTTGCGACTGGTCCGAATATGCCGACTGGGCCGAGTTCGTCGCCGATCCGCGCCATGCACCCGAAGCGACCGAGCCGATGACCGGCGTGCCTGCCGCCGACGTGCGTGCCGCAGCGCGGCTGTATGCGACCGGCGGCAACGGCGCGATCTACTACGGGCTCGGCGTCACCGAGCACAGCCAGGGCTCGACCACCGTCATGGCGATCGCCAACCTTGCGATGGTCACCGGCAACATCGGTCGCGACGGCGTCGGGGTGAACCCGCTGCGGGGCCAGAACAACGTCCAGGGCGCCTGCGACATGGGCAGTTTCCCGCACGAATTGTCGGGCTATCGCCACGTCTCCGACGACGGCGCGCGGGCGATGTTCCTCGAATTGTGGGGCGTAGAGCTCGATGGTGAGCCGGGCCTGCGCATCCCCAACATGCTCGATGCCGCGGTCGATGGCACGTTCAAGGGCCTGTACATCCAGGGCGAGGACATCCTTCAGTCCGACCCCGACACCCGCCACGTCTCGGCCGGCCTCGCGGCGATGGAGTGCGTCGTCGTGCAGGACCTGTTCCTCAACGAGACCGCGAATTACGCCCATGTCTTCCTGCCCGGGTCGACCTTCCTCGAGAAGAACGGCACCTTCACCAACGCCGAGCGCCGCATCCAGCGGGTCCGCAAGGTCATGCAACCGCGCAACGGCTTCGAGGACTGGGAGATCACCCAGAAGCTGTCGCAGGCACTCGGCTTCCCGATGAACTACGCGCATCCGTCGGAGATCATGGACGAGGTCGCGGCCGTGACGCCGACCTTCGCGGGCGTGTCGTACGATCTGCTCGACAAGCTCAACTCGGTGCAGTGGCCGTGCAACGCCGCCGCGCCCGAGGGCACCCCGGTCATGCACCTCGACGGCTTCGTGCGCGGCAAGGGCAAATTCGTCCGCACCGAATACGTTGCTACCGAGGAGCGTACCGGGCCGCGCTTCCCGCTGCTGCTGACCACCGGCCGCATCCTTAGCCAGTACAATGTCGGCGCGCAGACGCGGCGCACCGAGAACAGCCGCTGGCACGAAGAGGACATGCTGGAGATCCACCCGCACGACGCCGAGCAGCGCGGCATCGCGGCGGGCGACTGGGTCAAGGTCGCGAGCCGCGCCGGTGACACGACGCTGCGCGCCGACCTCACCGACCGGGTTGCGCCGGGCGTCGTTTATACGACCTTCCACCACCCGACGACGCAGGCCAACGTCGTGACCACCGACAACAGCGACTGGGCGACCAACTGTCCCGAGTACAAGGTCACGGCGGTGCAGGTCGGGCGCTCGAATGGACCGACCGACTGGCAGGTCGGTTATGAGGAGCGGAGCCGGTTGTCCAAGCGCATCGCCGAGCCGCTCGTGCCCGCCGAATGA
- a CDS encoding SLBB domain-containing protein has protein sequence MITVYVPGDAVAVACGADEVVAALLATGIELTIIRNGSRGMHWLEPLVEVTTSEGRIGYGPVSAGDVAGLVAAGLFEGGEHPLRIGRPEQHPFIASQQRMTFARCGIVDPASMDDYIAHGGGFGLERARALEPTQRIDLVKASGLRGRGGAGFPTGIKWDTVALADSPRKYIVCNADEGDSGTFADRMIMEGDPFELVEGMIIAALCVGADYGYVYIRSEYPHAIRAMEIAIEGARRRGWLGSEFDMEVRVGAGAYVCGEETALLESIEGKRGQVRAKPPLPAHKGLFGMPTVINNVLSLTAVPHIFADGPEVYAAVGLGRSRGTMPVQLAGNCRHPGLYETPFGITLGELVNDIGGGTASGRPVYAVQVGGPLGAYFPPKLFDTPFDYEAFTKAGGLIGHGGITVFDDTVDMAGMARFAFEFCAAESCGKCTPCRIGATRGVETMDKIIAGDRPEANLELIADLAETMKFGSLCALGGFTPYPVMSAITHFPEHFNRRALALAAE, from the coding sequence ATGATCACGGTCTATGTCCCAGGCGATGCCGTCGCGGTGGCCTGCGGAGCCGACGAGGTCGTCGCCGCCTTGCTCGCGACCGGCATCGAGCTGACCATCATCCGCAACGGCTCGCGCGGCATGCACTGGCTCGAGCCGCTAGTCGAAGTCACAACTTCCGAGGGGCGCATCGGCTACGGCCCGGTCAGCGCAGGCGATGTCGCGGGTCTTGTCGCTGCGGGCTTGTTCGAAGGTGGCGAGCACCCCCTCCGCATCGGTCGCCCCGAGCAGCACCCGTTCATCGCCTCGCAGCAGCGGATGACCTTCGCGCGCTGCGGCATCGTCGATCCGGCGAGCATGGACGATTACATCGCCCACGGCGGCGGCTTCGGGCTGGAGCGTGCCCGCGCACTCGAGCCGACCCAGCGCATCGACTTGGTCAAGGCGTCGGGCCTGCGCGGTCGCGGCGGCGCGGGCTTCCCGACCGGGATCAAGTGGGACACGGTCGCGCTGGCCGACTCACCGCGCAAGTACATCGTCTGCAACGCCGACGAAGGCGACAGCGGCACCTTCGCCGATCGCATGATCATGGAGGGCGATCCGTTCGAATTGGTCGAGGGCATGATCATCGCCGCTCTCTGCGTCGGCGCGGACTATGGCTACGTCTACATCCGCTCCGAGTATCCGCACGCCATCCGGGCGATGGAGATCGCGATCGAAGGCGCCCGCCGGCGCGGCTGGCTCGGCAGCGAGTTCGACATGGAGGTCCGCGTCGGTGCCGGCGCCTATGTCTGCGGTGAGGAGACCGCGCTGCTCGAATCGATCGAGGGCAAGCGCGGGCAGGTCCGCGCCAAGCCACCGCTGCCAGCGCATAAGGGCCTGTTCGGCATGCCCACCGTGATCAATAACGTCCTGAGCCTGACCGCCGTGCCGCACATCTTCGCCGACGGTCCCGAGGTCTATGCAGCGGTCGGCCTCGGCCGTTCGCGTGGCACGATGCCGGTCCAGCTGGCGGGCAATTGCCGCCATCCTGGCCTGTACGAGACGCCGTTCGGCATCACGCTCGGCGAGCTGGTCAACGACATCGGCGGCGGCACCGCCAGCGGTCGCCCAGTCTATGCAGTTCAGGTCGGCGGCCCTCTAGGCGCATACTTCCCACCAAAACTCTTCGACACACCCTTCGACTACGAGGCTTTCACCAAGGCCGGCGGCCTCATCGGCCACGGCGGCATCACGGTGTTCGACGACACCGTCGACATGGCCGGGATGGCGCGCTTCGCCTTCGAGTTCTGCGCCGCCGAAAGCTGCGGCAAGTGCACGCCGTGCCGGATCGGCGCGACCCGCGGTGTCGAGACGATGGACAAGATCATCGCCGGCGACCGGCCGGAGGCCAACCTCGAGCTGATCGCCGACCTCGCCGAGACGATGAAGTTCGGGTCGTTGTGCGCGCTGGGGGGCTTCACGCCCTACCCGGTGATGAGCGCGATCACCCATTTCCCCGAGCATTTCAACCGCCGCGCCCTCGCGCTGGCGGCGGAGTAA
- a CDS encoding LysR family transcriptional regulator: protein MQLRSVEYFCALAREEHFARAAAQCGVSQPTLSAGIAALEQLLGHRLVVRNRRYVGLTPEGQAVLPLAQQLIAAFAAMRLAAAGDRGPLEGELRLGTIPAALPSIGPITHALSQRHPGLRVSITSLSSRQIDRGLEEYELDAGITYLDNEPLPNVLQVELYRERYILVAHRDIKVSDPLSWTEAAALPLCLLPLSMQNRRILDAKLAAAGATATPQATANSYVALLSILHMGTLASILPDTYAPYIAGNPSLARHVITGQEEGTAVGLVVRDRQPLAPFAHAVFVIAQSELMRRTFAQALGPVASNQPGFNP from the coding sequence ATGCAGCTACGATCCGTCGAATATTTCTGTGCGCTGGCCCGCGAGGAGCATTTCGCCCGGGCGGCGGCACAATGTGGCGTCAGCCAGCCGACCCTGTCGGCGGGCATTGCGGCGCTCGAGCAATTGCTCGGCCACCGACTGGTGGTGCGCAACCGCCGCTATGTCGGACTGACGCCGGAGGGGCAGGCGGTACTGCCGCTGGCTCAGCAGCTGATCGCCGCGTTTGCCGCGATGCGCCTTGCGGCAGCGGGCGACCGCGGGCCGCTGGAGGGCGAATTGCGGCTCGGCACGATACCGGCGGCGTTGCCATCGATCGGCCCGATCACGCATGCGCTGAGCCAGCGTCATCCGGGCCTGCGCGTCTCGATTACGTCGCTGAGCTCGCGCCAGATCGACCGCGGTCTCGAGGAGTACGAGCTCGATGCCGGCATCACTTATCTCGACAACGAGCCGTTGCCCAACGTGCTGCAGGTCGAGCTGTACCGCGAGCGCTACATCCTCGTCGCCCATCGCGACATCAAGGTCAGCGACCCGCTAAGCTGGACCGAGGCGGCAGCGCTACCACTGTGCCTATTGCCGCTGTCGATGCAGAATCGCCGTATCCTCGACGCCAAGCTCGCCGCGGCCGGAGCCACGGCGACGCCGCAAGCGACCGCGAACTCCTACGTCGCGCTGCTGTCGATCCTGCACATGGGGACCCTCGCCAGTATCCTGCCGGACACGTATGCGCCCTACATCGCCGGCAATCCGTCGCTGGCCCGGCACGTGATCACCGGGCAGGAGGAAGGCACCGCGGTCGGGCTGGTGGTGCGCGACCGGCAGCCGCTGGCACCGTTCGCCCACGCCGTTTTCGTCATCGCCCAGTCGGAACTGATGCGCCGGACCTTTGCGCAGGCGCTCGGTCCGGTTGCCAGCAACCAGCCCGGCTTCAATCCGTAA